TGAAATCGCTGGATGGAATCTCAAATGAAAAATCTCAGATTGCAGAAGCGAAAAAGCAGAGACAGATTGGCATCATCATCTCAACCGACACCACCATCACCACCCTGGGCCTGATCCCCGGGATTGAGGCGGTACTGGAAGCGGAGGATTACCTGGTGGTCATCGTCATTGTTTCGCCGGAGCCAACGGCTGTTCGCGAGCGGGTGACCAGATTGCTCCAGGACGGCGTTGCGGGAATTCTTGGTTGTCCCAGCGTTTATCCGGTGGTGTCGGCGATGACGGCGGGAAAATGCCAGACGATCGTCTTGTGGCAGGGGGCGGGGAAGGCGATGCTAGCGAAAGAAGTGGGGAGCGCGGAGTACGGAGCGCCGGAGGCGGAGGTCCGGCGACCAGGCGCCAATGAGCGCGGGCCGATTGGGACTTCAACAACCAACAACGCATCAACTCAGCAACCTCAGGCGCAACCTGCGCCTGCCATGCCACCGCAGCCGACACCGGTTACACCCGTTGCAACGCCAAAGCCGGTCGTCATCGTGATGCCAATACCG
This DNA window, taken from bacterium, encodes the following:
- a CDS encoding LacI family DNA-binding transcriptional regulator, whose translation is MSDKVSIMDVARAAGVSKTTVSRVINEKLDKFRIGIDTQKRVRDMARQMGYQPDPAARDVALGKFHPVKSLDGISNEKSQIAEAKKQRQIGIIISTDTTITTLGLIPGIEAVLEAEDYLVVIVIVSPEPTAVRERVTRLLQDGVAGILGCPSVYPVVSAMTAGKCQTIVLWQGAGKAMLAKEVGSAEYGAPEAEVRRPGANERGPIGTSTTNNASTQQPQAQPAPAMPPQPTPVTPVATPKPVVIVMPIPIVPKPIPAVEPVARPEPAISVEPAPEPPLTISESETVSHEVTPPIIETATPDPVAESLPVETTVTTPEPEITSETPPPETDSRPETTTS